The proteins below are encoded in one region of Oncorhynchus gorbuscha isolate QuinsamMale2020 ecotype Even-year linkage group LG01, OgorEven_v1.0, whole genome shotgun sequence:
- the LOC124047869 gene encoding very-long-chain (3R)-3-hydroxyacyl-CoA dehydratase 2-like, with translation MSAPAMGTTKTAHSDVAPKKKRGPGALATAYLVIYNVVMTAGWLVIAVGLVRAYLARGSYHGLYYSIEKPLKFFQTGALLEVLHCAVGIVPSSVVLTGFQVLSRVFLTWAVTHSVREVQNEDSVLLFVSAWTITEIIRYSFYTFSLLNHLPYLIKWARYTFFLVLYPMGVTGELLTVYAALPYVQKTGLYSVTLPNKYNFSFDYHTFLILTMVSYIPLFPQLYFHMMRQRKKVLCHVEEYKIE, from the exons ATGTCGGCACCTGCTATGGGGACCACGAAGACGGCGCACAGTGATGTGGCCCCGAAGAAAAAGAGGGGACCGGGTGCACTGGCTACGGCGTATCTGGTTATATATAACGTGGTTATGACAGCTGG GTGGCTGGTCATAGCCGTGGGCCTGGTGCGGGCCTACTTGGCCAGAGGCAGCTACCATGGCCTGTACTACTCTATAGAGAAACCACTGAAGTTTTTCCAGACCGGAGCTCTTCTGGAG GTATTGCACTGTGCAGTAG GGATCGTGCCGTCCTCAGTAGTTTTAACAGGGTTTCAGGTCTTGTCACGAGTCTTCCTCACCTGGGCCGTGACACACAGTGTTCGAGAG GTCCAGAATGAAGACAGTGTCCTGCTCTTTGTGTCAGCCTGGACCATCACAGAGATCATCCGTTACTCCTTCTACACTTTCAGTCTGCTCAACCACCTGCCCTACCTCATCAAATGGGCACG GTACACATTCTTCCTAGTGCTGTACCCCATGGGAGTAACTggtgaactgctgactgtctaTGCAGCCCTGCCCTACGTTCAGAAGACAGGCCTCTACTCTGTCACCCTTCCCAACAAGTACAACTTCTCATTCGACTACCACaccttcctcatcctcaccaTGGTCTCCTACATTCCAT TGTTTCCTCAGCTCTACTTCCACATGATGCGTCAGAGGAAGAAAGTCTTGTGCCATGTGGAGGAGTACAAAATAGAGTAA